The DNA segment CCCGCGAGGTTGACTTGAACGCAATGTCCTGTGTGGATCACAGATTCTTAACTTCTGCTTGTGTCAGATACAAGCACCGACCATTCTTTCTTACCATAAGATCTACATTCCCGGAAGCTTCCAGCGAGTAGTCCACGCCCACGTCGGTCATGTCTCTTATCACGGAATCGATGGGTTTGTCGTAGTCGTTTGGATTGAGGAAATCGGTGGCTCCAAGGATTTCGGCAGTCTTGAACTTCCCCGGGTTTATGTCGACCGCAATAACCCTCTTGGCTCCAGCGACCTGGCAACCCATAACCGCAGCCAGTCCCACGGTTCCCAGACCAAACACTGCACATGTTGAGCCTGGCTCCACCTGAAGAGTTAAACCTTCTCAGCAACCTCTGAGCCATGCAGCATGCTTCCTATCCAGTCGTACAAACCTTGGCCGCATTAACCACTGCTCCAAAACCTGTGGTGATGCCACAGCTGATGGGACAGACTTCATAAAGGGGAGCAGCGGGGTTGATCTTTCCAACAGAGTGGTCAAACATCACGCTATACTCCGAAAAAGTACCCAGCCCCCAATGTTGCTGTAAAGTCTTGCCCCTGCAGGTGATCCTTGAATGTTGCGCAGGTTGACGGTTCCTGTGCGGAGACCGTGACCAGACGTCAGACAGGTTTAGTTGGGTGCGTCCTGTTTGGGTCGTCTCTGCACTTACCATGACTTTACGCACAGGTTGCCTTTTGGATTTAGACAGAGGTGACATTCTCGGCACTGCGCCATTGATATGGGCATCACCTTGTctcctgaaaaacaaagatGTGCAACTAACCATGTATATCACTATATACTGCCTATCTACATACATGGACTGCTCCTCTgatccagtgtttttcaacctttttttaaggCGTAActcacttggttcattgaaaaaatctgCTTAGACACAGgtcctgcagaaaatccctttcaaTTTGTGAATATATTTAACTACTGACACGCgggtatttgcagaaacaaaatgcagaaaatgtctaaaatatataaaactgtTTCCAGATTCAGTTTCCAGTTTCTCtcgtcacattttggagcacatttgtttggttctgcattttgtttttcgccaacttttaaaccatgaTGGAATCTTTAGTAGTGAACAAGTGTCAATCAAGTTTTTGATGTGAGACAtcatgttagccgttagctctgttagccctGTGGTGCAGGCAGTCTTTGGCCTCGTAGGTCCGACAAGGAACAATCCATCGTGTGGTCAAGGTAGAGACACttcaggtttgaaaacaactgTGCTTCAcgtttgaccggcttcttcgctgcaagtgtgtgggaagaggagcaacacctcagcatagatctgtagtgtatAGAAAAAAATCTGACTGAATTCATGTGGTAGATTGttatatcgcccacctctgtcttcaaacaaatgaggtgaaactagATCATTTCCCAGTCAGACACACCGGTGGGAAAACACTCCACTATTCAACCAAACAACCAGAGAATTTATTGAAATCCTGGACCTACCCGGCTGAAATTCGGTGACCCCTGGCCCGACACTCTCAATGATGGCTGATGCTTCGTGGCCAAGAACCATGGGAAAGTTGCTGAGGTCGTGACTGCGAAAGGTCAGGTCTGAGCGGCATGGTGAGGTCGCCACGATCTGCAACGTGATCCACAACAGTTATCACTTCCGTTCAAATAGAATGGATCTCCACTGGAGTCTTTGGTGAGAAGCCCTGCACAGACAAAAGGCTTGGAGAACTGGAGGAGGTCTGTGTTGAAAGGGAAGCTGGTTCTCTGTACAGAAGCCTGACAATAGttgtgtcatgtctgcactttgttccgttctgtttttattgttgtattccTTCCGCGTCCcttcctgtgcttttattttgttactccctgTTGTTTCCGTGTCCTGTGTCCCTCCAACGTCACAGGCAAACCTTCCATGGAGATCTTCCTtccgacgccagctacgtttgccagatggtagcttctAGTTCCACTCgggtaaatctctctccagacTTTCATGATCTCGTTCTTGTTCCTGACTTTTTCCAAATTCATTCCACGCTCAAATTCTCAGCTGCAACTTTCGTTCCTTGTTCTCCCTCATTCCACTTTCGTTTATCTCTCAACTTCCATTCAGTCTGCGTGTGAGCTGTTATTTAACAGTCTCACTTTGTAGTTATATCCCCGTCTAGTTTATTCctcctgtgcgtgtgtgtgtgtatccaccACCATCGAGCGCTTTTTGTTTATCGCCACCTTGTGATCTtaactccgagtgtgttttctgttccccTAGTTTTAGGCTTATGATTCTAatccacctctcttgttttccagattcttccccagtctcTGTGTGTTGATCCCGTTCCGCGTTTTGTTTCCCGGCGCCTTTAGTTACTacttatttgtctgtctatttatttgtatattccATCGATTAAATCTTGTAGTTTAATCACGTGTCCTCTGTCGACCAACACTAACTGCACTCGGGTTCATTCATCTGGCCTCATGACAAGTTGGTCCTAGTGTTGTAGCCAAGACCAGGgcatacagagaccaaaacCAATGATGAGGGCGAGACCAGGACTAAGATGGAGATTGAATGATAACATtccagttcttgatttattttggaacaTTTATTAAATCCTTGTATCTGACTCactgtctgcctcctgtgactcttgcatcgtggacatggacatggactgtttgttcgtcttccctctggcaggaggctacggtccatccagaccagaacctcccgtcacaggaacagcttcttcccctcggccgtcagactgttgaattcatgaacagccttgttgttattttattttattttattccactttcctagttggtgggatccccactgaccatggcaataaatttgattctgataacTACAATTGGGTTCCGCTCCAACTCAAATTCAGTGTGTAGCTGCAGTTGACAGTAGAATTTCTTGAGTTATCGTAGCGCAAGACGACACTAGGATGCGCTGAAACGCTAAAGTAGAGCTTTTCCAGGTGTTATTTTCATCCCCCAGGATTCTTTTCCGCCACTTTCTTTTGGATAGCAGTTGCTTTCTGCCCTTTTCAGGTGCAAGTGGGTTGAGGAGATGAACTGTGAGGATGATTTCCTAGCCTTCTCCAAGTAGTTGCACTACATGACCCCACACTCTTTGTCCCTCTCTAAAAGGAAGGCACTATAAGTGGCCATGTCCCTGGTACTACTGAGGCAGATTTCTGATTTCCCGGGACCTACAGTACAAACAAGCCTATGAACCAATGCCAAACATTTTAGCCTCTCTAGCACAAAGCCACCAAAACGTAACAACGGATTACCTTGACACGGACTTCTCTGGCTTCAGGTGGGGCAACCTCAACCTCCTCAATCACCAAGGGTTTCCCTGGCTCCCAGGCAACCGCCGCCCTGCACCTTATGGCCTTGAGTTTTAAAAAGACATCCATTTGTTAGTTGTTTTAGTTGTATCTATTTCAACATCAAAGCAGATTGATGTCTATTTTCTGTTAAACTAAACAGTTTTCTCTGGATTAAAAGGTATGATTCATTCGTATTTCAGATAGTATCAGTAGCATTTAAGGGTTGACACTTACCCTTCCCTCGGTGGACATCATCCGTCTCTGCAGAGCTGAGAGGTGCCACGGTTCACGTTATCCAGGCGAATGAGTTCTGGGGCTgaactctgttttttttataggCAGTTGCTTTTCCTTTGCACAGAGTAAAGTATAACCTGCAAATTTGTTACTGAGCAAGTTGGAACTCGATCTGCTTTTATGGGAACACTTGGTTCCCATAAGACTGAAAAGCTCTTAATTGTCAGaagtttgttttgtaaatgattattattacaaaTCCGGAGCTTCATGGAGGTTGATGTGTTTGTTGTGATAAACTCTGGCTCAGTTAGAGGCAGTACCAGTGGTGAGTAAAGTTAGCTGCTGACTACAGAGAAATGCGTATTACCGATTGATATCAgatggaggggggagggagggttcCCCATAAGATTGAAAAGGTTGTGtatggccactgaaaatgatgtaataaaaataaactactATGTATTGTAGAACACTTGGTGCCCATTACCATTGACTGTTAAGCTGTTAATGGTGAGTAATTTTGTTTGTAATAGAAATAAACTATTATAAGTCGGAACACTTGGTGCCCATTACCATTGACTGTTAAGCTGTTCAggagtttggttttttttttttataatttattattgttaGAATTATGTGTATAAAGCCTGCGCACATGCCCTTCATAATGAAGGTTGATCTGTTTGTTGTGATGAACTGTGGATAAGTGGGATCCCGCACCAGTGGTGAGGAAATTACCTGCTTGTGTTTCCTGCAAATTGTTCAAAAAACGGCCGCAACTCAAGGTTAAAAAATTATTTGATGGCTACTTGATTCGAATTCGTCTGGTAAGATTGCTGACGTGCCATATTGTGCGTCTTTATCTGTGTATGACTGAGGAGAACATAGGCTCCACTTCACTTACATATaatgtcagaggtcagtgagCATCCCACCaacaggaaagtgctttggaacgttccataatgaacaaaacatcatcATTACAATGACTATTATAATTGTACGCAGCCCTGGAGGTGACATGcacgtgtttattttttctggAGGTGACaggcatgactttattttttcagcccaagataacAGTCATCTCGAGATAAAGATGATCTCGAGATGACTgttatcttgggctgaaaaaaTAAAGTGGCTAAATaatatctcgagatcatttgtACCTCAAGAAACAatgacttcctgtaaccactttgtctcccatggcttcgtaacagtttgtcaacgttgtcattcgctgtcagaatattgcagacggcaaagtctgtgcgcttttaacactctgaccaaaataataccacatgtggcatgcatgactttatttttttccacccgagataacagttatgtCGAAATCATTTGTATCTccagataacagttatcttgggataaaaaaaaataaagtcatgcatgtcgctttgAGGGACGCGTAATaggtatagcttagccacaaatggtattattttgagtagaaggcacttgatcagggtgttaaaagcgcacagacttgcagacag comes from the Synchiropus splendidus isolate RoL2022-P1 chromosome 16, RoL_Sspl_1.0, whole genome shotgun sequence genome and includes:
- the LOC128747295 gene encoding alcohol dehydrogenase 1-like isoform X1, which codes for MDVFLKLKAIRCRAAVAWEPGKPLVIEEVEVAPPEAREVRVKIVATSPCRSDLTFRSHDLSNFPMVLGHEASAIIESVGPGVTEFQPGDKVMPISMAQCRECHLCLNPKGNLCVKSWNRQPAQHSRITCRGKTLQQHWGLGTFSEYSVMFDHSVGKINPAAPLYEVCPISCGITTGFGAVVNAAKVEPGSTCAVFGLGTVGLAAVMGCQVAGAKRVIAVDINPGKFKTAEILGATDFLNPNDYDKPIDSVIRDMTDVGVDYSLEASGNVDLMDIAFKSTSRVCGVCVIMGWSDQWMKPLKPVDLICNRTLRGSAVGGYKGKDGIAFMVDAYMEGKIKVDKFITHHMNLEEINEAIELLKHGKSIRTVVTCSVSS
- the LOC128747295 gene encoding alcohol dehydrogenase 1-like isoform X2 is translated as MMSTEGRAIRCRAAVAWEPGKPLVIEEVEVAPPEAREVRVKIVATSPCRSDLTFRSHDLSNFPMVLGHEASAIIESVGPGVTEFQPGDKVMPISMAQCRECHLCLNPKGNLCVKSWNRQPAQHSRITCRGKTLQQHWGLGTFSEYSVMFDHSVGKINPAAPLYEVCPISCGITTGFGAVVNAAKVEPGSTCAVFGLGTVGLAAVMGCQVAGAKRVIAVDINPGKFKTAEILGATDFLNPNDYDKPIDSVIRDMTDVGVDYSLEASGNVDLMDIAFKSTSRVCGVCVIMGWSDQWMKPLKPVDLICNRTLRGSAVGGYKGKDGIAFMVDAYMEGKIKVDKFITHHMNLEEINEAIELLKHGKSIRTVVTCSVSS